One stretch of Tepidibacter hydrothermalis DNA includes these proteins:
- a CDS encoding nucleotidyltransferase — protein MKVLGLIVEYNPFHNGHMHHLLESKKRSGATHTVAIMSGHFLQRGEPALFDKWTRAKAAVEAGVDLVIELPTLFATQSAEFFSHGAIATLNSTNSIDSICFGSEIGDIDVLYQISHILVDEPLEFKNHLKYHLNEGLLFPTARAKALFKYISNNKILNITEDSLYEVLNSSNNILGIEYIKSIIKLKSSIKPYTIKRIQSEYNSTDINSSICSATAIRKSLKSSKNLEDLINVVPNTTYNLMNTQIHNNFDPVFDDQFYDILIGTILREEKNINKYFDVNEGIENKIISSIMKTASLDELLMSVKSKRYTMTKIKRILTNTLLSITKEDVVKAKNINNIPYIRLLAFNDKGREIIKNIKKNSDVTIINKLSSINVKDENLNLFLNYDIRSTNLYNLMYYKNRKDQIKGYMDYYISPIYVKNT, from the coding sequence ATGAAAGTTTTAGGATTAATTGTTGAGTATAACCCATTTCACAACGGACATATGCACCATCTTTTAGAATCAAAGAAAAGATCAGGTGCAACTCATACCGTAGCTATAATGAGCGGGCATTTTTTACAAAGAGGAGAACCAGCTTTATTTGATAAATGGACAAGAGCTAAGGCTGCTGTTGAAGCAGGGGTTGATCTTGTAATAGAACTACCTACTTTATTTGCAACCCAAAGTGCTGAATTTTTTAGCCATGGCGCCATAGCTACATTAAACAGCACAAACTCAATAGATAGTATTTGTTTTGGAAGTGAAATAGGAGATATAGATGTTTTGTATCAAATAAGTCACATATTAGTAGACGAGCCTTTAGAATTTAAAAATCATCTTAAATATCATTTAAACGAAGGCCTATTATTCCCCACTGCAAGGGCTAAGGCTTTGTTTAAATACATAAGTAATAACAAAATATTAAATATAACAGAAGATAGTTTATACGAGGTTTTAAATAGTTCTAACAATATATTAGGAATTGAATATATAAAAAGCATAATAAAATTAAAAAGCTCTATAAAGCCATACACTATAAAAAGAATACAATCAGAATATAATTCAACAGACATAAACAGTTCTATCTGCAGCGCTACTGCAATAAGAAAATCTTTGAAATCAAGCAAAAATCTAGAAGATTTAATAAATGTTGTTCCAAATACAACATATAATCTTATGAACACTCAAATACATAATAACTTCGATCCTGTATTTGATGATCAGTTTTATGACATACTAATAGGAACTATATTAAGAGAAGAAAAAAACATAAATAAATATTTTGACGTAAACGAAGGAATAGAAAACAAAATAATAAGCTCTATAATGAAAACAGCATCCCTCGATGAACTTCTTATGAGTGTAAAATCAAAAAGATATACCATGACTAAAATAAAAAGAATACTTACAAATACACTTCTTTCAATAACAAAAGAAGACGTTGTAAAGGCTAAAAACATAAACAATATACCTTATATAAGACTACTCGCCTTTAATGATAAAGGAAGAGAAATAATCAAAAATATAAAAAAGAACTCAGATGTCACTATAATAAACAAACTAAGTTCTATAAATGTTAAAGATGAAAATCTAAACTTATTTTTAAATTACGATATAAGAAGCACAAATTTGTACAACCTTATGTATTACAAAAATAGAAAAGACCAAATTAAAGGATATATGGATTATTACATATCTCCTATATACGTAAAAAACACTTAA